The Streptomyces sp. NBC_01689 genome includes a window with the following:
- a CDS encoding DMT family transporter codes for MKRVSAVQFVVLGIIWGSSYPLIKVSGEGLNPGQLVLARLVLGAVVLLGIGAVTGAGLPRFGFVWVHITVTTVLGMVAPFLLLAWGEQHTSAAMAGVLTGATPLLTLGLATVQLRSERATARRGAGLVLGFAGIVLAIGPWNGATGTAGGEAACLAVAVIYAGHAVFVRKFLSDRGIPPMSSASAQVLVALVIQAALLPFLGWRTPSFTWSVSLSIVLLGVFGTGLAYVLYNRLIADIGATGASAVNYLVPFISLVVSAVFLGERFSWNVPVGGAVIVVSILLGENQLARLGRRAVVTGPEPEFTPAAVAVGAVRAKSAGEAGRVP; via the coding sequence GTGAAACGTGTCAGCGCCGTGCAGTTCGTGGTCCTGGGGATCATCTGGGGCTCCAGTTATCCCCTGATCAAGGTCTCCGGTGAGGGTCTGAACCCAGGTCAGCTGGTGCTGGCCCGGCTGGTCCTGGGGGCGGTGGTCCTGCTCGGCATCGGTGCGGTGACGGGTGCGGGGCTGCCGCGCTTCGGCTTCGTGTGGGTGCACATCACCGTCACGACCGTGCTGGGCATGGTCGCTCCGTTCCTTCTTCTCGCCTGGGGTGAGCAGCACACCAGTGCCGCGATGGCCGGTGTGCTGACGGGTGCGACTCCGCTGCTGACGCTGGGGCTGGCCACGGTGCAGCTGCGCAGTGAGCGGGCGACGGCGCGCCGCGGTGCGGGTCTGGTGCTCGGTTTCGCGGGCATCGTGCTGGCGATCGGTCCCTGGAACGGGGCGACGGGCACCGCGGGCGGTGAGGCGGCGTGCCTGGCGGTCGCCGTGATCTATGCGGGGCATGCGGTGTTCGTGCGCAAGTTCCTGTCCGATCGCGGTATCCCGCCGATGTCCTCGGCCAGTGCGCAGGTGCTGGTGGCGCTCGTCATCCAGGCGGCGCTGCTGCCGTTCCTGGGCTGGCGCACCCCGTCGTTCACCTGGTCGGTCTCCCTGAGCATCGTGCTGCTCGGGGTGTTCGGCACGGGGCTGGCCTATGTGCTGTACAACCGGCTGATCGCGGACATCGGGGCGACCGGTGCCTCGGCGGTCAACTACCTCGTGCCGTTCATCAGTCTGGTGGTCAGCGCGGTCTTCCTCGGGGAGCGGTTCAGCTGGAACGTGCCGGTCGGCGGGGCGGTGATCGTGGTGAGCATCCTGCTGGGCGAGAACCAGCTGGCGCGGCTGGGGCGGCGTGCGGTCGTCACCGGTCCCGAGCCGGAGTTCACGCCGGCGGCGGTGGCCGTGGGGGCCGTGCGGGCGAAGTCCGCGGGTGAGGCGGGGCGCGTGCCCTGA
- a CDS encoding TrpB-like pyridoxal phosphate-dependent enzyme → MIEPVRFELSAREIPETWYNIAADLDYVAPVLSPATGKPVTREEMTRTMPEALVDQELSREAEFEIPGEVRQFYARWRPAPLLRARGLEKVLDTPARIYFKYEGVAPTGSFKPNSAIPQAYYNKRAGRTGLIAETGAGQWGSAVAFAASLFGMDAKVFMVNVSFQQKPYRRALMETFGASCTPSPSMETEAGRAVLKENPDHPGSLGIAKSEALQVAFSDPRWGYTRGSALNHVCAHQTVIGQEALLQMEKAGDYPDIVVGCAGGGSNLAGLSFPFLRAQLHGGPKIRFIAAEPAACPSLTQGRIAYDYSDTAGLTSLTRTHTLGHQFVPPSVHAGGLRAHNIAPLVSRVVEEGLMEAVALRQRDCFEAGVLFARTEGIVPAPESTHAIRGAVNEAIRCREEGVGKTILFGLSGHGNFDLSAYDRYLSGSLADDSIDPGALEHGLESIPKLVNA, encoded by the coding sequence ATGATAGAGCCGGTACGGTTCGAGCTCAGCGCCCGGGAGATTCCCGAGACCTGGTACAACATCGCCGCCGACCTCGACTATGTGGCGCCGGTGTTGAGCCCGGCGACCGGTAAGCCGGTCACTCGTGAAGAGATGACCCGCACGATGCCGGAGGCGCTGGTCGACCAGGAGCTCAGCAGGGAAGCCGAGTTCGAGATTCCTGGAGAGGTGCGGCAGTTCTACGCCCGGTGGCGGCCGGCGCCGCTGCTGCGTGCCCGTGGTCTGGAGAAGGTCCTGGACACGCCGGCGCGGATCTACTTCAAGTACGAGGGTGTCGCGCCGACCGGCAGCTTCAAGCCGAACTCCGCGATCCCGCAGGCCTATTACAACAAGCGGGCGGGCCGTACCGGTCTGATCGCCGAGACCGGTGCGGGCCAGTGGGGCAGCGCGGTCGCGTTCGCGGCGTCCCTGTTCGGCATGGACGCCAAGGTGTTCATGGTGAACGTGAGCTTCCAGCAGAAGCCGTACCGGCGGGCGCTGATGGAGACGTTCGGGGCGAGCTGCACGCCGAGCCCGAGCATGGAGACCGAGGCCGGGCGTGCGGTGCTGAAGGAGAACCCGGACCACCCGGGCAGCCTGGGCATCGCCAAGTCCGAGGCGCTGCAGGTCGCTTTCTCCGACCCGCGCTGGGGCTACACCCGCGGCAGCGCGCTCAACCATGTGTGTGCGCACCAGACGGTGATCGGGCAGGAGGCGCTCCTGCAGATGGAGAAGGCCGGGGACTACCCGGACATCGTGGTGGGCTGCGCGGGCGGCGGTTCCAATCTGGCGGGGCTGTCGTTCCCGTTCCTGCGGGCGCAGCTGCACGGCGGGCCGAAGATCCGGTTCATCGCGGCGGAGCCGGCCGCGTGCCCCTCGCTCACGCAGGGGCGCATCGCCTACGACTACTCCGACACCGCGGGGCTGACGTCGCTGACCCGTACGCACACGCTGGGCCACCAGTTCGTGCCGCCGTCGGTGCACGCGGGCGGGCTGCGGGCGCACAACATCGCTCCGCTGGTCAGCCGGGTGGTGGAGGAGGGTCTGATGGAGGCGGTGGCGCTGCGCCAGCGTGACTGCTTCGAGGCCGGTGTGCTGTTCGCGCGGACGGAGGGCATCGTGCCCGCGCCGGAGTCGACGCACGCGATCCGCGGCGCGGTCAACGAGGCGATCCGGTGCCGTGAGGAGGGTGTGGGCAAGACGATCCTGTTCGGTCTGTCCGGGCACGGGAACTTCGATCTGAGCGCCTATGACCGTTATCTGTCCGGCAGCCTCGCCGACGACAGCATCGACCCCGGCGCCCTGGAGCACGGGCTGGAGAGCATTCCCAAGCTGGTGAACGCCTGA